TATTCACCGGAGATAAACGCATCGCGAACCACCACCGTGTCACAGTTCCAAAACGCATCTTTGGAGAGCATGTTCGCGCCGACGATCTCAACATTTTTGCAGCCATCAAAGGAATAGTTGCCAACCAGTCTGAAATTATGACAGCTGATATTGGAGGAATTCATCGCGAAATAATCGCCATTGGCGCTCACATCACGCAGCACAACCCCGTCGCACATCCACAATGTCTCGCTGGCATTCGGCATATCCACACGGTCAAGGCGGATATTCGTTGACCGACGAAACGTTTTGGGCGCTTCGATGGTAGTATTGCTGAGATTGATTTGATCGGTGTACCAGATTCCGGCTCGTGCGGTGTCGGCCATCAAGCTCTGGTGTACATGGGCGTTCTTGCTGTACCAGAAAGGATATTTCCATTTAAAAATGGAGCGTTCGACATCAATATCCTTTGATTCCTTCAAGGCCGACTCACCATCTTCAAAAATGGTGTCTTCAACATGGAGCTGACTGGCTGAAAACAACGCCCGCTCACCGGTCAATACTTGCTGTTTAATCTCTTTCATTGTACCTATCCTTTTATCGACGACTGGTCGCTGAATTCGTGCTCAATCCTATGAATTTCATTTTTCATTTAAGTCTTTACCCTTGCCTCGCCGATCGTGATGACAACCACCAACAAGGTCACTCTTCAGCCAATATGTAAACGTTTTGCTTTATTCGTTAATGATTCAACTATACGCCTTGCGTCGCCCGCGCGGCTATCCCGACCCTGTAAGATTTTTGCCTATTCGTGCAAATCCAGGAACACACGAAAGGGCTCAGAAGAGCGGGTGACACATCATCGGCCTATGTTTCGGCCGGGTTCATACCCTCTTCATGGTGCACATCTCGGGCAAACAGGAGCGTGATCGCACAAGCGACAACGGCGAGCAATCCATAGCAGACGGCAATTTGAAACAGATTCATAAAATGGGACAGTTGTCCGGCAATCAAGCTGGGGATAGCCGCTCCGGTGTAGGATGTCGCATAGATCAACGACAGCACTCCGGCCCGCTCAGACGGGGCAATGTCCGCCAACAGCGGCCGGATGCTGCCGGTCAGTGTTGCGCCCTGAGCAATTCCGGCCAGCGCACTGGCGATCAGAAACGGCACAATCAATGACAGGTTCAGCGCAACGAGAATCCCCGCCAGAGCCAGGGTAAACCCGACCATGCCGAACCGCTGACTGGCTGCCGGAGTGAGCGACTTCGCCAACGGCCCACCCAGGGCGCTGGGCAGCAGAAACGATGAAAAGACCAGAGCACCGGTCAAGGCACTCTGCGAGCCCAGTTGATCAGCCGCGATGGACGGCCCGAACGCCTGATAAAAGCCGCCGAGTGCCCAAGTCGCGACAAAGGTGCAGGCGGCAACGGGATACAACCGGCGATCCGCCTGAGGCAGGGAAAATCTCGGCCGCAGCGAGGCAAGGATTCCGGGACGACGGGTGACCGTTTCCCTGCTGAAGGCGATCAGCACGGAGCAGACAGCCAGAACGACCAGAACGATGAGGTAACACAAGGTTCGCGGATAAGGGCCGTACTCGACCAGCAGGCCCGAGGCCAGCGCCCCCACGGTCAGGCCCACCATCGCACCGCAACTGACCACCGTGGCCGCCAGCCAGCGCAACGCCACCGGGGCCGTATCGACGATATACGAGGTGACTGAGCTCGAAGCCAGCCCACAGGCCAGCCCGAGCAGCAGTCGACCGAGGATCAAAGGCATCACGCTACTGACATCAAGAAGAACCAGACAGGCGACGGCTTCCAGGGCAAAGGAGATAAACGTGACCGCTTTACGGCCGAGATGATCTGAAATTCGCCCGAACACCAGCAGGGCAGTCACCGCACCGACAAAATAGACCACCGCCGTCAGAGACAGATCACTGTAGCTCAAGCCGTCGGCGCGACGATAAATGTCGTAGAGCGGTATAGGGGTCGCCGATGCGCCGAAAATCGCCATAAAAGAAAGCGACGATGCGATAAATCCAAAAGACTTCATACAGATTTACTTTCCAGTTGTTGGGATGTTTTTTCAATGACATCCAGCCATTCGTGAAGCTTCAATCCGTCGTTAAAACTCGGCGCTTTGCGTGAGCCAGTGGTGATATCTTCGGCAATCAGGGCATAGATGCCCGCGACATTTCGCACGATCACCTCCTCCGGCAGACCTGCGTAGAGACATTCCGGCACAGGCAGGGGCTTCATTTCCGATGCGTCCCTCTGTGCGCCCCACAGAGATAATGGTGTCATCTGGGCATGACCGACAGACACCCTCACCTGGAGATCTCCCCGGGTTCCATTGATCTCCCAGAGAAAGTTTGTCCCCCGTGACAGCCCGCCACGATAATGCGCTGAAAAAGCCGCGCCGCTGGCCATGACGCCATGCACCATAATCTGATCGTCTGCGGTACTCTCAATCGTCTCATCCGTGTCGGTGACATGCACGCGATCACGCCGTTTGAGCAGGCGCCCGGACAGATCGGCAAAGTCACCCAGCACATCCCTGACCCCGGCCAGCGTGTGGCCGAACGGGATGGTCAGCATGTTCGCCCCGTTTGACTTGTCCGAGAGGTAGGCGAGATCAGCAATGGTTTCCGCCCCCCAATTTCCGCCGCTGCCGATCAATGTGGTGGACAGAACCTCACCGACATAACCGTCGGCAACGAGCTGTCGAAGATAGTGCAACTCCGGGGCGGTGCGCAGTTCTGTGCCCACGGTGGCCACAACACCCTTCTCATCGGCCAACCGGGTCAGCTCTCTCGCTTGTTCCAGGCCATTGCCCAGCGGCCATTCGCAGTGAACATGCTTGCCCGCTTCCAGCGCCGCACGAACGAGTTCATTGTGGAAAGGCACTTTGACCGTTACAACCACCAGATCAATCTCATCGCTGGCAACAAGATCGGCCGGCGTATCATACGCATGGGGCAACCCCAAAGCCTTGGCGGTCCTCTGCGCACTGGCCGCGGTCTAGTTGGCCACACCAACGATTTCAAAAGAGTGGGAAAGAAAATTGAGGGCCGGAACATGGGCCATGGCCGCCCAGTGACTGTCGGGGTTCAAACCGATAAATCCGATACGAATTCGTTTGCCGTTCATGGTTTTTTCCTTTCTATAACGCGGCCTGAGCCACTCTCTGTTCCTGTTTCTGCAGGTTCACCATGGCACGATAGCGGCCACGGCTGATCGCCATCAGCTGATGGTGATCGCCCTGCTCAATCAACCGGCCTTTTTCAAGAACCAGAATCTTGTCGGCATGGTGAACCGTTGATAGGCGATGCGCGACGACAATGATCGTGACCCGCCCTTTCAAACGGTTGAGTGCCTGCTGAACAATCTGTTCGGTTTCACTGTCAACATTGGCCGTTGCCTCATCGAGCAACAGCACTTTGGGCGATCCGGCCAAGGCGCGGGCGATCACCAACTGTTGCCGCTGGCCGGTTGAAAGACGCAACCCGCCCTCGCCCAAATGCGTTTGATAGCCGTCCGCCATGTCCATGATGATGTCATGCAAATGTGCTTCACGAGCCGCCTGCTCCACCGCCTGTTTACTTAGACCGCGGCCCATATCGATATTGTCGAAGAGTGTCGAAGCCAGAATAAACGGCTCCTGAGGGATAAAGCCAATCCCCTGACGAAGCGCCTCTTGGCTGAACGCCGTGAGAGGAGAACCATCAATGCGGATCCCCCCGGTCTGGGGCTGATAGAAATTCAGCAACAAACTCAACAAGGTACTTTTGCCGCTGCCCGTATGGCCGACCACGGCAAAAAACTGTCCGGCCGCAATGGTGATCGTCACATCGTGCAACACGGGCTTGTCCGCCTGATAGCCGAAGCAAAGGTTTTCAATCCTGAGCTCGCCATGCTCAATCTGTGTCCGAACCCCGCCAAATGTCGGCGCAGAGGATTCGTGAAGAAGCTGATACACCCGATCACCGGCGACAATCGCCTGCTGGTACAAACTGAAGCGTTGCGTGATCTCCACCAGCGGTTCGGTAAAACGGCCCAGATAATTGAGAAAGGCATACAAGACCCCCACCTCGGCAACGCCCTGAACCACGTGCAGGCCAAAAAACCACACCACACCGGCCAGTACGACAATGCTGAGGAGGTTAATCGCCGGACGCAGCAGGAAGGCACCGATCGTCATCGCCCGCAAGCGGGTTGCGTAATAGTGATCGTTGATCTGATCAAACTGGAGCAGTTTGGGGAGTTGCTGATTCGTCGCCTGAATCACCGGCATGCCACTGATTGTTTCATTGATCGTGGCATTGATATCGGAACGGAGCTGACGACTGGCAGTCACAACTTTGATGCTGAACCGCTGATACAGAAAGATAAGCAGCACAACCGTTGGCACCAGCAGCAAGGCAACCAGCATCAACTTAACGTCCAAAATAGCCATGGCGGTAAGAATGCCGATCAACAGAATCATGTTGGCCAAAACATTGGATAAAAACTGAACGTAA
This is a stretch of genomic DNA from uncultured Desulfuromonas sp.. It encodes these proteins:
- a CDS encoding DUF3737 family protein, yielding MKEIKQQVLTGERALFSASQLHVEDTIFEDGESALKESKDIDVERSIFKWKYPFWYSKNAHVHQSLMADTARAGIWYTDQINLSNTTIEAPKTFRRSTNIRLDRVDMPNASETLWMCDGVVLRDVSANGDYFAMNSSNISCHNFRLVGNYSFDGCKNVEIVGANMLSKDAFWNCDTVVVRDAFISGEYIGWNSRNLTFINCTIQSLQGFCYIDGLVLKNCRVLNTPLAFEYCRDIDVDVTTCIDSVKNPISGTIKAKGIGELIFDDPQIDPAKTTIVTGELKHAV
- a CDS encoding MFS transporter, with the translated sequence MKSFGFIASSLSFMAIFGASATPIPLYDIYRRADGLSYSDLSLTAVVYFVGAVTALLVFGRISDHLGRKAVTFISFALEAVACLVLLDVSSVMPLILGRLLLGLACGLASSSVTSYIVDTAPVALRWLAATVVSCGAMVGLTVGALASGLLVEYGPYPRTLCYLIVLVVLAVCSVLIAFSRETVTRRPGILASLRPRFSLPQADRRLYPVAACTFVATWALGGFYQAFGPSIAADQLGSQSALTGALVFSSFLLPSALGGPLAKSLTPAASQRFGMVGFTLALAGILVALNLSLIVPFLIASALAGIAQGATLTGSIRPLLADIAPSERAGVLSLIYATSYTGAAIPSLIAGQLSHFMNLFQIAVCYGLLAVVACAITLLFARDVHHEEGMNPAET
- a CDS encoding Gfo/Idh/MocA family oxidoreductase, producing MGLPHAYDTPADLVASDEIDLVVVTVKVPFHNELVRAALEAGKHVHCEWPLGNGLEQARELTRLADEKGVVATVGTELRTAPELHYLRQLVADGYVGEVLSTTLIGSGGNWGAETIADLAYLSDKSNGANMLTIPFGHTLAGVRDVLGDFADLSGRLLKRRDRVHVTDTDETIESTADDQIMVHGVMASGAAFSAHYRGGLSRGTNFLWEINGTRGDLQVRVSVGHAQMTPLSLWGAQRDASEMKPLPVPECLYAGLPEEVIVRNVAGIYALIAEDITTGSRKAPSFNDGLKLHEWLDVIEKTSQQLESKSV
- a CDS encoding ABC transporter transmembrane domain-containing protein; the protein is MTHTQTHRGDDNGAGSLRLLMSYVVADKILFARTLILVVVATGFDVLGPILGKVFIDDFILPDSYPVGPVVGVVALFICATVLGSYLKYRQTLRFVDLALNAVLDIRKRVFQHVLTFPMAFFDYARTGQLVSRITNDTESIKDIYVQFLSNVLANMILLIGILTAMAILDVKLMLVALLLVPTVVLLIFLYQRFSIKVVTASRQLRSDINATINETISGMPVIQATNQQLPKLLQFDQINDHYYATRLRAMTIGAFLLRPAINLLSIVVLAGVVWFFGLHVVQGVAEVGVLYAFLNYLGRFTEPLVEITQRFSLYQQAIVAGDRVYQLLHESSAPTFGGVRTQIEHGELRIENLCFGYQADKPVLHDVTITIAAGQFFAVVGHTGSGKSTLLSLLLNFYQPQTGGIRIDGSPLTAFSQEALRQGIGFIPQEPFILASTLFDNIDMGRGLSKQAVEQAAREAHLHDIIMDMADGYQTHLGEGGLRLSTGQRQQLVIARALAGSPKVLLLDEATANVDSETEQIVQQALNRLKGRVTIIVVAHRLSTVHHADKILVLEKGRLIEQGDHHQLMAISRGRYRAMVNLQKQEQRVAQAAL